CCGCTGGGTCGCCTACGGTATCACCGCGGTTATCGTCATCACCTCGGTGGGGATCACGGCCCACCAGTGGCTGTCCAACGAGGACATGGTGGCGGTGCGAGTGGTGAACGCCAATACGGGGCAGACGACGGTCTACACCGCCTACGCCCATGAAGTGGAGGAACGTTCCTTCCGCACCGCCGACGGCACCCTGGTGAGACTGGCCGACATGGAACGCATGGAGGTACTGGACTGAGCCGCCTCAAGGTCCGCGCTGTCCCGCTCCCTCAAGAGGACGGCGCGGCCGGCCGCCTGAATACCAGTTCCGTGCGCAGGCGGCCTTCGAACCAGGTGTCATAGGCCACGCCGCATTCCTGCATCTCCAGCCTGAAACCGGGCTGGCCCTCGGGCGACGACGCCACGAGTTCCAGCATTCCGCAGGGGTAGGTCACCTTCATCTCCACCCGCATGGGGTAATAGCCGTCGAGAAAACGCCGCATGTAGGGCCCGTTGCGCAATACGTAGACCCCATCACCGTTGCCGTGCAGGGCCTGGCTCCTGGCCGACAGGCACAGCCGCGCGTGGCGGCCCACATCGGTGAGCTGGATACTGGGGCCATCGATATAGGCACTGCCCACGTTGTGAGTGCTCACTATTTTCAGGTCCTCGGTGCCGCCAGCCCGAAACATCACTTGCAGTCGCGGGACCGCATCCAGGTTGGCGTGGCATTGATGGAGGTCCACCCAGCCGTGCTCGAGGCTCGAGGCGTCGATGGCCACATGGTTTTCGTGATGGTGTACCTTCTTCGCGGGCGGCGCCCCGAGGAAATGCAGTTCGCCCTCGTTGACCTCCTCGATGCGCGCCTCGAAGTCATCGAAGAACCAGTCATCCTCCGACGCCCCGGAGGCGCCGATGTAAACTGCCGGCGCCAGGGCCACTAGCACCGCCGCTACGCGCAAGCTTCCAGACCTGTCAACCATGGAAAACCCTACGTCTGCCGAAAGCCATGAATGATGCCCCCGAAAAAGTCCGCTGGCAGGATGTGGAGACCGTCCTGCTGGATATGGACGGAACCCTTTTGGACCTGCATTTCGACAACCAGTTCTGGCTCCACCATATGCCCAGGCGCTATGCCGAGATCAAGGGCATTCCCTTCGACGAGGCCAAGGCATACCTGTACCGGCGCTACAAGGCCGTGGAGGGCACCATCGACTGGTACTGCCTGGATTACTGGACCCGTGAACTCTACATGGACGTGGCGCTGCTCAAGGAAGAGGTGGAACATCTCATCGCGGTGCACCCCCACGTGGTGGAATTTCTCGACGCCCTGCGGGCCTCGGGCCGGCGGACCGTGCTGGTGACCAACGCCCACGGCAAGAGCCTGCGCCTCAAGATGGACAAGACCCGTCTCGAGGGACGGCTGGACCGCGTCATCTGCTCCCACGATCTGGGCTTGCCCAAGGAGGACCGGGGCTTCTGGGGCCGCCTCGCGGAGCTGGAACCCTTCGCGCCGGACACCAGCCTGCTGGTGGACGACAGCCTGACCGTGTTGCGCTCCGCCGCCGCCTACGGCATCCATCAGCTCCTGGCCGTCTACCGCCCCGACAGCCAGGCCCCGGCGCGCGAGATCGAGGAATTTCCCGCCATCCACACCTTCCGCGAGATCATGCCCCCCAGCGCTTGAAGCGCTTCCTGCAATAGGCCAGCAGGGTGGCATGGTCGTTGAAGTAGAGTTCGAAGCCGTCCTCGGCGGGCGCGTCGAACTCGCAGAAGTCGTTGCTGTACTCGCGGCATACCTGGGGCCGCTGGTCGTAGATGCCGCAGCCGCCGTCCGGCTGGAGATGGGTACAGCGGGTCTCCACGAGCAGGTACCACCCGGCCTTTTCCTTGTAGACCTGCACCCCGGAGTGAGATACCTGCCACAACAGGTGGTCGAAATCCGACTTGGCGCGCGGCGTGTCGATGGCCTGGGTGATGTAAGTACAGCACTTGGAATTGGTGCAACGCTGGCACTTGGAACCGGTGTAGTCCTCGCCCGGCTCAACCCTGATGCCCTCGAAGGTCATGGCGTTTCTCCCGGTTCGCCGTCCCCCGCCTCTGGCAGCCGGCGTTCCAGCAACAGGTCCCAGACACCATGGCCCAGGGCCTCCCCGCGACGCTGGAAGCGGGTCACGGGACGCTCCGTGGGCCGGTGGTAGAAGGCCCCTTTCTCATCGAGGTTCGCGAGGCCCGGCACGGCCGAAACCACCCGCAACATGTGCTCGGCGTACTCCTGCCAGTCGGTGGCGAGGTGGAGGATACCCCCGGGCGCCAGTCTACGGGCCATGAGGGCCATCGTCGCGGGTTGCACGAGACGCCGCTTGTGGTGGCGCTTCTTGGGCCAGGGATCCGGAAACCAGACATTGATGCCGGCCAGGGAGCCATCCGCCACCGCCTGTTCGAGCACCTCGAGGGCGTCGCCCCGGATCACCCTTATGTTGTCGATGCCCGCCGCCGCCACACCGGCCAACAGCCGCCCTATGCCCGGCGGATGCACCTCCACCCCCACATAGTTGCGGCTGGGATGGGCCGCCGCCAGCTCAAGCAAGGCCTCGCCGTTGCCGAAACCTATCTCAAGATACAGAGGCCCCGGGCGCCCGAAGTGACGGTGGGGATCAATCACTTCGTCCGGCTCGAGGCCGAAGCGGGCCCACAGGACGTCGATGGCCCGGCGCTGGGCGCGGGTGGTGCGTCCCCCGCGGACCACGAAGCTCCTGACGGAACGTGGCACATCGGTGGCCATCGAGGAAATGGAATTTGGCATATCGGCTGGGAAACCCGGGTCTAATCAGCTATAAAGCATCTAAGATAATAACTGAAAGCCACTGAATATACTGACAAAGCTTTACTTTACATGCGGAATAGCTTAACTAATGGCAATCTTGGCGGACTACCCGACGTTATACTTCAACAAATGTCGAAAGTGATTCCAACCGTGGTCGTTGTGGATGACAGTCCCACCGCCGCCTCGTTCTATCAGATCAGCGCCGCCGATCTCGCGGTGGAGCTGCGCGCCTTCCATGGCGCCGCTGAGGCCACCGCCCACTTGGAAAACAACCAGCCCGATCTGTTGTTCCTGGATATCGTCATGCCCGACAAGGATGGCATGACCCTGCTCAAGGAGCTACGTGCGCTGCCCATTCATAGTGACACACCCGTCATCATGGTGACTTCCAAGGACTACGACCAGGATCGGGCCGTGGCCCGAGAACTCGGCGTACTGGAGTTTCTGCTCAAGCCCCTGCGACCCCGCGAGATCCGCGACCTGATCCAGAAATACACCGGGGCCGAAGAACGATCCGACTCCAACGTCGTCTAGTGTCCTGCCCCGCCATCATCCACCGCCTGCTACCCGTTGCCGGGGCGCGTCGTCGCCCAGGTGCTGCGGCGACGCCCATTCTCGCATTGGCGGACAGATGTCCGGTGCAGAACTTCGACCATTGCCACGGGACACCTTCCTAGATGGCAGAAAACTATGTCCGTTTCTGGGGCGTGCGGGGGTCCTATCCCACCCCCTTCCCCAGCCACCTGCAATACGGCGGCAACACCACCTGCCTGGAGATCCGGGCGGGCAACCACCTGGCCATCATCGACGGCGGCAGCGGCATCATCCCTCTCGGGGATCTGCTGATGCGCCAGCAGGATATCACCGAGTTTCTGCTGCTGTTCACCCACTACCATTGGGACCACATCTCAGGCATGCCGTTTTTCGTGCCCGCCTTCGTACCCAGATTCTCGATCCGCATCACCGGGCCCGGCAACAGCCCCGAAGAGGTGAAACATATCCTCGGGCAGCAGATGAAGGCCCCCTATTTTCCGGTGGAGACCGAGACCTGGCTGGCGGACGTGCAGTACCTGGACACGCGCATCGACCACCTGGAGCACGGTCCTATCAAGCTGCAACGCTTCGTCGTCCATCATCCGGGCACCACCTACGGTTACCGCATCACGGTCAACGACCGGCATGTGGTGTTCGTGCCGGACCAGGAACTGCTGTTCATCGACCAGCCCATCAACCTGCGACTGGTGGACGCCGAACTCGGCGCGGACGAGAAGCGCCTGCTGGAGCAGATGAAGGAAGAGGAAAAATGGAGCCTGCTCAAGCCCATGATGAATGCCCACGCCTTGATCCACGATGCCCAGTACACGCCCGAGGACTACGCCAGCAAGCGCGGCTGGGGCCATTCCTGCTACGTGGACACGGTGAACTGCGCCATCGACGCCGGTGCCCGCTCCCTCTACCTGTTCCACCATGACCCGGGTTACCCCGACCACAAGCTGGATACCCTGCACCACCACGCCCGGGAACTCATCCGCGACCGGGGCGCCGACGTGGCCTGTCATCTGGCCCAGGAGGGTCTGATCATCGATTTCGACGCCCTCTGAGTAACCCTTGGAAATCGCTAGCGTAGAGAGAAGCATTTCTTCTCGCCAAGAGCGCCAAGAAGAACAAATATTCCTCTCACAAAGGCACAGAGGCACGGAGAAAGGAAGACAGCTGGCCAGGCCTGAACTGCGCCACGCCGCCGCCATGTGTCGATTACTTGACGCTCACTGAGGACGAGCCATCATGAAAGGCGCGGAACGCGTGGCCCCAGAATCAATCTTTCCGCTGTTTTCGCGTCTTTCGCGCCTTTCGTAGTTTTTCTGCTCTACTGACCAGGCCAGGCCGGGCTGCCCTCAGAAGAACGTCCCGTCCACCGGGGACGAGGCGCTGGCATAGCGCTTGCGCGGCATGCGCCCGGCCCGGAAGGCCTCGCGGCCCGCCTCGATGGCCTTGGCCATGGCCGAGGCCATGAGCACCGGGTCACGCGCCGCCGCGATGGCCGTATTCATCAACACGCCGTCGCAGCCCAGCTCCATGGCCACCGCCGCGTCCGATGCCGTGCCCACGCCGGCATCCACGAGGATGGGCACTGTGGCATTCTCCACGATTTCCAGGATGTTGTAGGGATTGCGCACGCCCAGCCCCGAGCCGATGGGCGCCGCCAGGGGCATCACCGCCACACAGCCCAGCTCCTCGAAACGCTTGGCGATGATGGGGTCGTCGTTGGTATAGACCATGACCTTGAAGCCGTCCGCCACCAGGGTCTCGGCCGCCTCCAGGGTAGCGACGATGTCCGGGAACAGGGTCTTCTCGTCCCCCAGCACCTCAAGTTTCACCAAGTCGTGACCGTCCAGCAACTCGCGGGCCAGGCGGCAGGTGCGCACGGCGGTGACGGCGTCGTAACACCCCGCGGTATTGGGCAACAGGGTATAGCGATGGAGCGGCAGGGCATCCAGCAGATTGGGCTCGTCGGGATTCTGGCCGATGTTGGTGCGGCGGATGGCCACGGTGACGATCTCGGCGCCGGACGCCTCCACGGCACGCCGGGTCTCGTCGAGGTCCTTGTATTTGCCGGTGCCCACGAGGAGGCGGGAACCGTAGGACACGCCGTCGATGATGAGGGGGTCCTTGATGGCTGGGGGATTGGTTGTCATGGCGGAAACGTCCAGATGGTTCGGTAAAGAGGGGATGGGCGGGCTTCACCGCCCGCGGAGGGCCGGTGGATCAGCCGCCACCGATGGCGTGGACGATCTCCACCCGGTCACCGTCCTCGAGGGTGTAGAGCCCATGCTCGGCGCGCGGCACCAGGGCCTCGTTCACCTCCACGGCGATGCGCCGGTCGGCCAGTTCCAGGGCCTCCACCAAATCGGCCAGAGTGGTAATGCCCTCGAAGGGCCGCTGCTCTCCATTGATGCTGATGTTCATACGCCTAGGCTATGGCCAGCCGCCTTTCTCCGCAAGGGCTACCGAATGAGTGTGCCGCTCTTGCCCTCCTCCGCCAAAGGGATAGAATTGGGGTTTCGCGGGTGTAGCTCAATGGCAGAGCAGAAGCTTCCCAAGCTTACGACGAGGGTTCGATTCCCTTCACCCGCTCCAACTCCCTGACTTCCCACACCGCCCCCAGCCCCGACCAAGGGCGCTGCGCGCCCTATACGACGAGGGTTGTCCCGGACCGTCCATGGTCCGGGCCCTGCGGGCGCACTCCGTGCGACCAAATCTGTTTCGGATGGTTCCATCGACGGCGATGTCGGTTGCCGGGAGGGACCGACCTTCGTGCCGGAGGAACGGGTGGTGAACGACATTTGCAGGTCGGCCTGTAGGTCGGGCTTCAGCCCGACACCCAACGCTGGCGGGTGGTGCCGGCCCGGCCTGTGGTAGGCGCGGTGGGGTTTAATGTCGGGATGAATCCCGACCTACAGCCGTGCCACAGGAACAGGCGGTGGCTGATCCTTGTAGGTCGGGTTTCAGCCCGACACCCAACGGCGGGGGTGCCGCCCCGGCCTGTAGCGGCCAGGCAACCGATGCCAAAGATGTCGCGCGGGGGTCATTCACGTTACTGATTCCAAGTATCGTGAAATCTATATGCCATACAGCGCGTTATGCCATACAATTCCCACCTGAACCGCAAAGCTCAGCCGGTTAATCCATTGAGCCCGCTGAGGTCTGTACATCTCAAGTAACAACCTGACCATAGGTGACTTATGAGTGAGCAAGCCAAGACCCGGCCGAAAGTTCCGGAAGGCCAGACCCGATATTTGAAGACCCGCCAGATGGAGCCAAACGAAAAGGGTTTCGTTGGCTATGACACCATCTGGGAGTCATTTCAGAAAGAAGTGAAGTATGAGACGCCGAAACGGCCCTGAGTAAACGCTGACTATTGGGCTAATTATGGGCCATAGTTATTGGCCAGGGATGGCCAAAATCAGCGCGGAATTACCCAACGTTTCCCGAAGTAAATACCCCTGAGCAATAAGGATGGGCAATCAGGAAGTACTGATTCAATCCATCCTGGATTAAATCAGGAACGCCCAGGCCGGTATATATTCGTCTCGATCCCACGTCGTGCAATCCCTTGCGCGACTGTGCAGTGGTTGGCAGCGGTCAGATCGGCACCGCGTTGCCGGTGTCGATGTCCGGGCCTTTTTCCACCTTGCCGCCATGCTCCATCTCTTCCTCGGTGGCATCGCGCACCATCAGTATCTGCAGCTTGAACACGACCTCGCGACCACACAGCGGATTGTTGCCATCGATGGTGATGGTCTTATCATCCATGCGGGTGACCAGGAAGCTCTTGGTCTGGCCCTTGTCGTTCTCCATCAGAATCGCGGTCCCGACCTCCTGGTATTCCTCGGGCACGTCTTCCAGACGTTCCGTGATGACGAGGGATTCGTCCCGTGGACCGTAAAGCTGGTTACAGTCGATGGGCACTTCGAGGGTGTCACCCGCGGCCTTGCCTTCCAGTTCCCGGGTGACCATTGGCGCCAGCACCTCGTTGACGCCATGCACATAGCCGAGGGGATATTCGACCTCGGTCAAGACGCTGTCGGTCTTCACGTCGATGACCTGGTACTTCAGTTCGACGTACTTACCGTCGGTTACGATGTCTTTGATGATTTCACTCATGATATCTCAACTTGATGCGGATCGGGTACGGATGGCAGCTTTGATCACCGCCGCGTCGATCAAAAAATCGAGGCGGCAAATATCCGGACCTCACCCTTCTCGTAACCCAGCACCAGGCGGCCCAGCCATTCGCCCTCCTTCTTGGTGCTCCGCACCCGGTAAAGGACGGTCACATGCTGACCGCGGCGGATCAGGCCCAGATAGTCATAGTCCGAGGAGAGGTTGCGGGTAAGTTCGCTCTTTACGAACTGCTTGCCCAGCTCCACCTCGTTGAGCCCGAACAGCAGCCCATAGGAGAACTTGCGGATGAACTTGCCGTACTGCCCCTTGTTGGAGTACTTGATCAGGTCGTCCCACATGGGGTGGGCCACCTCCAATATCTCCTCATCGGTGTGATCGATTATGTTCTTGAACGATTCGGCAGGCTTCGCTTCCGGGGCTTGGGTTGAATTCATGATCTCATTCATATCTTTACCACATCCATAATGTAGTCGATTTAGAAACGAAAAAAGACCAACGAGCGTTGATCTTTATCGTCCCACTCCGAAACGGGCCGGAAAGGCCGCCGCCGGGGGCGGCCTCTCCGTTGTACCGCCCACTTAAGCTTCGGCGGCTTCGGCCTGTTCGTTTTCCTCCACGATGTGGTAGCACGGCGCCTTTTCCATGGTGTACTCGCCGGTCTTCGGATCACGGCGGGATACGGTCAGGACATGCCAGTTCTCGTCATCCAGCTTGAGGGCATCACCACGATAATAATAGCCGGGCCACCGGGTTTCCTTACGGAACAAGGTGTGTTGCACGACGGCCTCGGAGGTGAGGTGGCGATGCTTCAGCTCCCATGCGCGCATCAGCTCGTGGATGTCCTCGGCACCGAGCTTCTCCAGGTCTTCTTCGAGGAGCTTCAGCTTCTTGAGCCCGATGTGGAGCAGCTTGTCGTTGGTCATGTAGCTGACCCCGGCACCCCCGGCATACTCATCCATGAGCTTCTGCAGACGATCCAGCCCCTGGCGCGGGTTGATGTAGTTGGGATTGACCGAGCCGGCGGTGATCTCGTTGCGATAGACCTTGTAGTGGTCCAGAGGCTTGTAGATCTCCTTCTTGCGATCGTCGAGCTGCTGCTGGGAGACGCGGATACCCTCGGCCTTGCCGTCATCGATGTACTGGCATGCGGCCTTGGCGGCCAGACGGCCCTCGGTGAAGGAGCCCGAGGAGAAGGCGTGGGGGGTGCCGCCGACGGCATCGCCGGCGCCGAACAGGCCTTCGACCGTGGTCATACGGTTGTAGCCCCAGAAGTACTCCGGCGGAGAGATGTCCTCGGGCCCCGAACACCAGGCACCGCAACCCGTGGCATGAGAGCCCATGACGTAAGGCTCGGAGGTCGTGAGTTCCGGGTTCTCATTTTTCGGGTCGACGTCGGTCGCCGCCCACAGTACGGCCTGACCAACGGTCATGCCCAGGAAGTTGTGCCAGCCGATCTCCTCGAGATGAGGGTCCTGGAAGGCCTCCATGGTCACCATGTGAATCGGGCCACGGCCGGCGTTGACCTCGGACATGAGCGCATGGTTGCGCAGGCAGGTGGGAATGGGCCGATGGGTGGCGTGGGAAACCTCCGGATCCAGGTATTCCTTGCCCACGATTTCCTGCAGTCCCGGCCACCACTTGGACTCGTACTCTTCGCCCAGGCAATTCTGGGTGTAGGTCTTGAGGTGCAGGAAGTAGGCACCCACCGGACCGTAGCCGTCCTTGAAGCGGGCCAGCACGATGCGGTTTTCCATCTGCGTCATCTTGGCGCCGGCGCCGATCAACAGGCCATAGGCCGAGCCCGATGACCACGGCGCATACCACACACGACCCGCACCCTCACCGACGGAACGCGGCTTGTAGATGTTGGAGGCGCCACCGGCGGCGACGACCACGGACTTGGACTTGAAGACATGGTAGTCGCCGGTACGCACGTTGAAGCCCACGGCGCCGGCGACACGATTCGGCTTGGCCTCGTCCATCAGCAGATGGGTGACACAGACCCGGTTGAAGACCTTGTCGGCCGACTTCTTTGCGGCCTCGGCGACGATGGGCTTGTAGGACTCGCCGTGGATCATGATCTGCCAGCGGCCTTCACGCTGGTAGGCGCCGGTCTTGGGGTTGCGCATCAACGGCAGGCCCCACTCCTCGAACTGGTGCACGGCCGAATCCACGTGGCGCGCCATGTCGAACAGCAGGTCCTCACGTACCATGCCCATGAGGTCGATACGCGCGTAACGGACGTGGTCTTCCGGGTTGTTCTCACCGAAGCGGGTGCCCATGTAGCAATTGATCGCGTACAGGCCCTGGGCGACGGCGCCGGAGCGATCGATGTTTGCCTTCTCGGCGATGACGATCTTCTTATCCTGCCCCCAGTACCGGGCCTCCCAGGCGGCTCCGGTGCCACCGAGGCCGGCACC
The Gammaproteobacteria bacterium DNA segment above includes these coding regions:
- a CDS encoding response regulator, which produces MSKVIPTVVVVDDSPTAASFYQISAADLAVELRAFHGAAEATAHLENNQPDLLFLDIVMPDKDGMTLLKELRALPIHSDTPVIMVTSKDYDQDRAVARELGVLEFLLKPLRPREIRDLIQKYTGAEERSDSNVV
- the thiS gene encoding sulfur carrier protein ThiS, with the translated sequence MNISINGEQRPFEGITTLADLVEALELADRRIAVEVNEALVPRAEHGLYTLEDGDRVEIVHAIGGG
- the trmB gene encoding tRNA (guanosine(46)-N7)-methyltransferase TrmB translates to MPNSISSMATDVPRSVRSFVVRGGRTTRAQRRAIDVLWARFGLEPDEVIDPHRHFGRPGPLYLEIGFGNGEALLELAAAHPSRNYVGVEVHPPGIGRLLAGVAAAGIDNIRVIRGDALEVLEQAVADGSLAGINVWFPDPWPKKRHHKRRLVQPATMALMARRLAPGGILHLATDWQEYAEHMLRVVSAVPGLANLDEKGAFYHRPTERPVTRFQRRGEALGHGVWDLLLERRLPEAGDGEPGETP
- a CDS encoding peptidylprolyl isomerase, encoding MKDIVTDGKYVELKYQVIDVKTDSVLTEVEYPLGYVHGVNEVLAPMVTRELEGKAAGDTLEVPIDCNQLYGPRDESLVITERLEDVPEEYQEVGTAILMENDKGQTKSFLVTRMDDKTITIDGNNPLCGREVVFKLQILMVRDATEEEMEHGGKVEKGPDIDTGNAVPI
- a CDS encoding YkgJ family cysteine cluster protein; protein product: MTFEGIRVEPGEDYTGSKCQRCTNSKCCTYITQAIDTPRAKSDFDHLLWQVSHSGVQVYKEKAGWYLLVETRCTHLQPDGGCGIYDQRPQVCREYSNDFCEFDAPAEDGFELYFNDHATLLAYCRKRFKRWGA
- a CDS encoding MBL fold metallo-hydrolase, yielding MAENYVRFWGVRGSYPTPFPSHLQYGGNTTCLEIRAGNHLAIIDGGSGIIPLGDLLMRQQDITEFLLLFTHYHWDHISGMPFFVPAFVPRFSIRITGPGNSPEEVKHILGQQMKAPYFPVETETWLADVQYLDTRIDHLEHGPIKLQRFVVHHPGTTYGYRITVNDRHVVFVPDQELLFIDQPINLRLVDAELGADEKRLLEQMKEEEKWSLLKPMMNAHALIHDAQYTPEDYASKRGWGHSCYVDTVNCAIDAGARSLYLFHHDPGYPDHKLDTLHHHARELIRDRGADVACHLAQEGLIIDFDAL
- the yrfG gene encoding GMP/IMP nucleotidase, yielding MNDAPEKVRWQDVETVLLDMDGTLLDLHFDNQFWLHHMPRRYAEIKGIPFDEAKAYLYRRYKAVEGTIDWYCLDYWTRELYMDVALLKEEVEHLIAVHPHVVEFLDALRASGRRTVLVTNAHGKSLRLKMDKTRLEGRLDRVICSHDLGLPKEDRGFWGRLAELEPFAPDTSLLVDDSLTVLRSAAAYGIHQLLAVYRPDSQAPAREIEEFPAIHTFREIMPPSA
- a CDS encoding thiazole synthase, whose protein sequence is MTTNPPAIKDPLIIDGVSYGSRLLVGTGKYKDLDETRRAVEASGAEIVTVAIRRTNIGQNPDEPNLLDALPLHRYTLLPNTAGCYDAVTAVRTCRLARELLDGHDLVKLEVLGDEKTLFPDIVATLEAAETLVADGFKVMVYTNDDPIIAKRFEELGCVAVMPLAAPIGSGLGVRNPYNILEIVENATVPILVDAGVGTASDAAVAMELGCDGVLMNTAIAAARDPVLMASAMAKAIEAGREAFRAGRMPRKRYASASSPVDGTFF
- the aprA gene encoding adenylyl-sulfate reductase subunit alpha, encoding MAYKTVVEDDIDILVCGAGLGGTGAAWEARYWGQDKKIVIAEKANIDRSGAVAQGLYAINCYMGTRFGENNPEDHVRYARIDLMGMVREDLLFDMARHVDSAVHQFEEWGLPLMRNPKTGAYQREGRWQIMIHGESYKPIVAEAAKKSADKVFNRVCVTHLLMDEAKPNRVAGAVGFNVRTGDYHVFKSKSVVVAAGGASNIYKPRSVGEGAGRVWYAPWSSGSAYGLLIGAGAKMTQMENRIVLARFKDGYGPVGAYFLHLKTYTQNCLGEEYESKWWPGLQEIVGKEYLDPEVSHATHRPIPTCLRNHALMSEVNAGRGPIHMVTMEAFQDPHLEEIGWHNFLGMTVGQAVLWAATDVDPKNENPELTTSEPYVMGSHATGCGAWCSGPEDISPPEYFWGYNRMTTVEGLFGAGDAVGGTPHAFSSGSFTEGRLAAKAACQYIDDGKAEGIRVSQQQLDDRKKEIYKPLDHYKVYRNEITAGSVNPNYINPRQGLDRLQKLMDEYAGGAGVSYMTNDKLLHIGLKKLKLLEEDLEKLGAEDIHELMRAWELKHRHLTSEAVVQHTLFRKETRWPGYYYRGDALKLDDENWHVLTVSRRDPKTGEYTMEKAPCYHIVEENEQAEAAEA